In Cytobacillus oceanisediminis, the following proteins share a genomic window:
- a CDS encoding metallophosphoesterase family protein, with protein sequence MGKVAIISDIHGNITALEAVLDNIRERGIEIIFCLGDLIGKGPNSRKAVERIKETCEVVLLGNWDDFMQKPLDFEEGQWHQRQLGEEALAYLGTLPFHHDFYMSGKYVRLYHASAKSIYHRVVPMRDSYEEKLAMFENTENINVGEEGLIPDVVGYGDIHAALIEPVHPQRTLFNTGSVGNSLDIPQATYAILHGEYESKEPAPFSIEIVRVPYDIEKEISIAKEMGMPNLEAYALELREARYRGAPKKV encoded by the coding sequence ATGGGGAAAGTAGCTATAATTTCTGATATTCATGGAAATATCACAGCTCTGGAGGCGGTGCTGGACAATATCCGCGAACGAGGAATAGAGATTATTTTTTGCCTGGGTGATTTAATAGGAAAAGGTCCCAACTCCCGTAAAGCAGTTGAACGGATAAAAGAAACCTGTGAAGTGGTCCTCCTTGGAAATTGGGATGATTTCATGCAGAAGCCGCTGGACTTTGAAGAAGGTCAATGGCATCAGAGACAGCTGGGGGAAGAGGCGTTAGCCTATTTAGGAACACTGCCGTTCCATCACGATTTTTATATGAGCGGTAAATATGTAAGGCTCTACCATGCTTCCGCCAAAAGCATTTATCATCGGGTTGTGCCGATGCGGGATTCTTATGAAGAAAAGCTCGCTATGTTTGAGAATACAGAAAATATTAATGTCGGAGAGGAGGGACTAATTCCGGATGTTGTCGGTTACGGGGATATTCATGCTGCTTTGATTGAACCGGTTCATCCGCAAAGGACACTATTCAATACAGGAAGCGTTGGGAATTCCCTGGATATTCCTCAGGCAACCTATGCCATTTTGCATGGGGAATACGAGTCCAAAGAACCTGCACCGTTTTCTATCGAGATAGTCCGTGTCCCTTATGATATTGAAAAAGAAATCAGCATTGCCAAAGAAATGGGAATGCCGAATCTTGAGGCCTACGCGCTCGAGCTGCGTGAAGCGAGATATAGGGGGGCGCCTAAGAAAGTATAA
- a CDS encoding STAS domain-containing protein translates to MTEESLVLETKIDGFDFNWDLEKGLFNFEGDDAVLFWIKSAMKSFFDTIEEISGKETSSLVLETTGFRQGMVVGKFFKDLNLPIVEVATIIPRIYASAGWGKFVITDLDPENKSARVKTVDSWEYKINKEQEKNESGTFLPGHFAGIFSALFGTSLWYEKSADQLAGHDYTQLDYFPSSVTVEENIHALARREESKRISELEKLVEDRTIELKQLVKEISSPVIPVLDGIVVVPLLGRYDEFRSEELVDKTLHSLPKHQADCLILDLTGLNQSISAYTVEFLSKLAAAANLIGTETILVGISPELGTKITETNFNLSKFNCFTNLQHGIYYALSKKGRKIY, encoded by the coding sequence ATGACAGAAGAAAGCCTAGTGCTTGAAACAAAAATTGATGGTTTTGATTTTAATTGGGACCTGGAAAAAGGCCTGTTTAATTTTGAAGGTGATGATGCCGTCCTATTTTGGATAAAATCCGCCATGAAAAGCTTCTTCGATACGATTGAAGAGATTTCAGGAAAAGAAACTTCCAGCCTTGTACTTGAGACCACCGGCTTCAGGCAGGGAATGGTGGTAGGGAAATTCTTCAAAGACTTAAATTTGCCCATAGTCGAAGTGGCTACTATTATCCCCAGAATATATGCTTCTGCCGGCTGGGGAAAATTCGTAATCACAGACCTGGATCCAGAAAATAAATCAGCCAGGGTCAAAACCGTGGACAGCTGGGAATACAAGATTAACAAAGAACAAGAAAAAAATGAGTCTGGAACATTTCTGCCAGGACACTTTGCAGGAATATTTTCTGCTTTGTTCGGAACAAGCCTTTGGTATGAAAAATCGGCTGATCAGTTAGCAGGCCATGATTACACCCAGCTTGATTATTTCCCTTCAAGCGTTACTGTTGAGGAAAATATCCACGCTTTGGCGAGACGTGAAGAATCAAAGAGGATCAGCGAGCTTGAAAAATTAGTGGAAGACCGGACGATTGAATTAAAGCAGCTTGTTAAAGAAATCTCTTCACCGGTTATTCCTGTTCTGGATGGAATCGTTGTTGTCCCGCTTTTGGGAAGATACGATGAATTCCGCTCTGAAGAACTCGTGGATAAAACTCTTCACAGCCTGCCGAAGCACCAGGCAGATTGCCTAATCCTGGACTTGACCGGGCTGAATCAGTCCATCAGTGCCTATACAGTCGAATTCTTAAGTAAGCTGGCTGCAGCAGCCAACTTGATTGGCACAGAAACCATCCTGGTTGGCATTTCACCGGAACTCGGCACAAAAATTACGGAAACTAATTTTAATCTTTCTAAATTTAACTGCTTCACCAATCTGCAGCACGGCATTTATTATGCTCTGTCCAAAAAAGGCAGGAAGATCTATTAA
- a CDS encoding DUF421 domain-containing protein, with protein MFLILKILSLYLITIMIMRLMGKSTIIQMTPYDLVAIIIVGTVASEPLISTEYWPTLAALTILVGLHILFSYLTLNQIGNRFFLGEPTMLIKNGEILEDNLEKAHLSMTQLLSILRSKGYPKIADVDYAILEPIGEVSIIPKVANTPVTVEHLNISIQDEGLPIAVIVDGRIQTRNLQLLGQTKDWLLEQLRQNNLNEKEIMYAYVNEKSKKLNINRRR; from the coding sequence ATGTTCTTGATCTTAAAAATATTAAGTCTTTACTTAATCACAATCATGATTATGAGACTGATGGGCAAATCGACAATTATCCAGATGACTCCTTATGATCTTGTCGCCATCATAATCGTTGGCACAGTTGCCTCTGAACCTCTCATCAGCACCGAATACTGGCCGACACTAGCAGCCTTGACCATTCTTGTAGGCCTTCATATTCTCTTTTCCTATTTGACTTTAAACCAAATTGGTAACCGATTTTTTCTTGGGGAACCGACGATGCTGATTAAAAATGGGGAAATTCTAGAAGACAATCTGGAAAAAGCCCACCTCTCCATGACTCAGCTGCTGTCTATCTTAAGAAGTAAAGGCTATCCCAAAATTGCGGATGTGGATTACGCCATTCTTGAGCCTATCGGTGAAGTGAGCATCATCCCTAAAGTGGCCAATACGCCCGTAACAGTCGAACATTTAAATATCTCCATACAGGATGAGGGTCTCCCTATTGCGGTTATTGTGGATGGCAGAATTCAGACGCGAAATCTCCAGCTGCTGGGACAGACTAAAGATTGGCTTTTAGAGCAGCTGCGGCAAAACAATTTGAATGAGAAGGAGATTATGTACGCTTATGTAAATGAAAAGTCGAAAAAATTGAATATAAACAGACGCAGATAA
- the plsY gene encoding glycerol-3-phosphate 1-O-acyltransferase PlsY, with product MTFLIYLAAYLIGSIPTALLIGKYAFGIDIRDHGSNNPGATNTLRVLGKKAAIAVLLVDVGKGAAAAALPVILNAEPDPLMVGMVAVAGHCFPIFAGFRGGKAIATTAGVLLAANIWMFLIAYISFVAVIYATKYVFFGSLSVGASLLFYSLFTEGTEHELIFSIFLLFLIFLHRSNINNFIDKNEPKINDKRLKDDRIPPRDHKKRA from the coding sequence ATGACATTTCTTATTTACTTGGCAGCGTACCTGATAGGATCAATTCCTACAGCCTTATTGATTGGCAAATATGCCTTTGGGATCGACATCCGTGATCATGGCAGCAATAATCCTGGTGCGACTAATACACTAAGGGTACTTGGCAAAAAAGCAGCTATCGCAGTTCTGCTGGTGGATGTGGGCAAGGGAGCAGCTGCTGCAGCATTGCCTGTCATCCTGAACGCTGAGCCCGATCCGTTAATGGTCGGGATGGTTGCAGTAGCCGGCCACTGCTTCCCGATCTTTGCAGGATTCCGCGGAGGAAAAGCCATCGCAACCACGGCAGGTGTATTGCTTGCAGCAAATATTTGGATGTTTTTAATCGCCTACATTTCTTTTGTCGCAGTCATTTACGCAACGAAGTATGTATTTTTTGGCTCTTTATCGGTGGGTGCATCTTTACTTTTCTATTCCTTATTTACCGAAGGCACTGAACATGAACTTATCTTTTCTATTTTCCTATTATTTTTGATTTTCCTTCACCGTTCGAACATTAATAACTTCATTGATAAAAATGAGCCTAAAATCAATGATAAGCGCCTGAAAGATGACCGCATCCCTCCAAGAGATCATAAAAAACGAGCATAA
- a CDS encoding TetR/AcrR family transcriptional regulator has protein sequence MSPIVSEEYKRKKKKEILAGALACFAKKGFQAATIDDIVAYSGISKGAIYNYFKSKEEIYLELLNEQTESANARLAEKISMFSSAEEKLEYLFDLYRDMSPFSQERKDRITVQLEFTLHSSRDENLNRILNERGKKFFLKLITDIMEEGQTAGEFRPDADPNHVAGLFWTFMDGAMLHRVINEEYPYKTIIDYVKSLVLQNLKQE, from the coding sequence TTGTCGCCTATCGTATCAGAGGAATATAAGCGGAAAAAAAAGAAAGAAATCCTGGCGGGCGCATTGGCCTGCTTTGCCAAAAAGGGATTTCAGGCAGCGACCATTGATGACATTGTCGCTTATTCAGGAATCAGCAAGGGAGCCATCTATAATTATTTTAAAAGCAAGGAAGAAATCTATCTGGAGCTTTTGAATGAGCAGACCGAATCAGCTAATGCAAGACTTGCAGAGAAAATTTCCATGTTCTCTTCAGCTGAAGAGAAACTGGAATATCTTTTTGATTTGTATAGGGATATGAGCCCATTCAGCCAGGAACGAAAAGATAGAATTACTGTACAGCTGGAATTTACGCTGCATTCCTCCAGAGATGAGAACTTGAATCGAATTCTGAACGAGCGGGGAAAGAAGTTCTTTTTGAAATTGATAACAGATATTATGGAAGAAGGACAGACTGCCGGGGAATTCCGTCCGGATGCAGATCCAAACCATGTAGCGGGGTTATTCTGGACTTTTATGGACGGTGCAATGCTTCATAGAGTAATTAATGAAGAATATCCATATAAAACCATTATAGATTATGTTAAGAGCCTTGTTTTGCAGAACCTAAAACAGGAATAA
- a CDS encoding diacylglycerol kinase, translating into MKRARIIYNPTSGREIFKRHLAEVLQKLESAGYETSCHATTGEGDAIKAARAAVERRFDLVIAAGGDGTINEVVNGLAEQDYRPRLGIIPTGTTNDFARALHIPRDVEAAADIIVKGDTIPVDIGRINEKYFINIAGGGRLTELTYEVPSKLKTMIGQLAYYLKGIEMLPSFRSTEVSIEFDGKIFEGEAMLFLVGLTNSVGGFEKLAPDSCINDGLFSLLILKKTNLADFIRIATMAVRGEHVKDPNVIYTQANRIKVQSKEKVQLNLDGEFGGLLPAEFVNLYRHLEVFVPIDQIREEDRPTDWESSHE; encoded by the coding sequence ATGAAAAGAGCAAGAATTATTTATAATCCGACTTCAGGCCGGGAAATTTTTAAAAGACATTTAGCAGAGGTTTTGCAAAAGCTGGAGAGCGCAGGATATGAAACCTCATGCCATGCCACCACAGGTGAAGGGGATGCGATTAAAGCTGCACGGGCAGCTGTTGAACGCCGCTTCGATTTAGTCATTGCAGCAGGCGGCGACGGTACAATTAACGAGGTGGTAAACGGACTCGCTGAACAGGATTACCGTCCGCGCCTCGGCATTATCCCAACGGGCACAACCAATGATTTTGCCCGTGCGCTCCATATTCCAAGAGATGTGGAAGCGGCTGCTGATATCATTGTAAAAGGAGATACCATACCTGTCGATATTGGCCGCATAAATGAAAAATATTTTATTAATATTGCTGGTGGCGGAAGGCTGACAGAGCTGACTTACGAGGTGCCAAGCAAGCTTAAAACAATGATTGGCCAGCTTGCCTATTACCTTAAGGGAATCGAAATGCTGCCTTCCTTCCGTTCAACCGAAGTAAGCATCGAGTTTGACGGGAAAATCTTTGAAGGTGAAGCCATGCTTTTCCTTGTCGGTCTGACAAATTCAGTAGGCGGGTTTGAAAAGCTAGCTCCGGATTCCTGTATAAATGACGGGCTATTTTCCTTGCTGATATTAAAGAAAACTAACCTTGCTGATTTTATCCGGATCGCGACAATGGCTGTCCGGGGCGAACATGTAAAAGATCCGAACGTCATCTATACGCAGGCAAACCGCATCAAAGTACAATCCAAAGAGAAAGTCCAGCTCAATCTTGACGGTGAATTTGGCGGGCTGCTTCCTGCTGAATTCGTAAACCTGTACAGGCATTTGGAAGTATTTGTCCCAATTGACCAGATTCGTGAAGAAGACCGCCCGACCGATTGGGAAAGTTCCCACGAATAA
- the rlmD gene encoding 23S rRNA (uracil(1939)-C(5))-methyltransferase RlmD, with product MSRTLPVQKNDYIDVTFEDLTHEGAGVAKVDGYPLFVPYGLPGERAKVKVIKVNKGYGFGRLIETYESSPYRVEAPCPIYKECGGCQLQHLSYEGQLLAKEKQVRDVLERIGKLEGVKVHPVLGMKDPWRYRNKAQVPIGEQEGGLIGGFYQQRTHQIIDMKECLIQQEKNDEVVQKVKEICGRYGVRAYDEGRHKGELRHVMARYGLATGEVMIVLVTRTNELPHKQKIVEEIASSIEGVKSIVHNVNSRKTNVIMGDVTRVLWGEEVIYDFIGDIKFAISARSFYQVNPEQTKVLYDKALEYANLSGEEKVIDAYCGIGTISLFLAQKAKEVFGVEIVPEAIEDAKRNADLNGMTNASFAVGKAEEVIPEWYKKGNTADVLVVDPPRKGCDEALLKTILSMKPKKVVYVSCNPGTLARDLRILEDGGYRTIEVQPVDMFPQTMHCEAVAGLEWREGS from the coding sequence ATGAGCAGAACATTACCGGTGCAAAAAAATGATTATATAGATGTTACATTTGAGGATTTGACCCATGAAGGGGCAGGAGTTGCAAAGGTGGACGGTTACCCGCTATTTGTGCCGTATGGGCTTCCCGGTGAGAGAGCAAAGGTAAAAGTGATTAAGGTGAATAAGGGATATGGATTTGGGCGCCTGATCGAGACATATGAAAGCAGCCCATACCGAGTAGAAGCACCGTGCCCGATTTATAAGGAGTGCGGCGGATGTCAGCTGCAGCATCTGAGCTATGAAGGCCAGCTTCTCGCCAAGGAAAAACAGGTCAGAGATGTTCTGGAAAGAATCGGGAAGCTTGAGGGAGTCAAGGTGCATCCGGTTCTCGGCATGAAGGATCCGTGGCGCTACAGAAATAAAGCGCAGGTTCCGATTGGCGAGCAGGAAGGCGGACTGATCGGCGGATTTTACCAGCAGCGCACCCACCAGATCATTGATATGAAGGAATGCCTCATCCAGCAGGAAAAAAATGATGAGGTTGTACAAAAGGTAAAGGAAATTTGCGGCCGCTATGGTGTCCGCGCTTATGATGAAGGCAGGCATAAAGGCGAGCTCCGCCACGTGATGGCGCGCTATGGGCTTGCGACAGGCGAAGTAATGATTGTCCTTGTCACAAGGACGAACGAGCTTCCGCATAAGCAAAAGATTGTGGAAGAGATTGCATCAAGCATTGAAGGTGTTAAATCCATCGTCCATAATGTAAATTCCAGGAAGACGAATGTGATCATGGGAGATGTCACACGAGTCCTTTGGGGCGAAGAAGTGATCTATGATTTTATTGGCGATATTAAATTTGCGATTTCCGCCCGCTCCTTTTATCAGGTAAACCCGGAGCAAACGAAAGTTTTATATGATAAAGCTCTGGAATATGCGAATCTGAGCGGAGAAGAAAAGGTTATCGATGCGTACTGCGGAATTGGCACCATTTCGCTTTTCCTGGCACAGAAAGCAAAAGAGGTGTTCGGTGTTGAAATCGTGCCGGAAGCCATTGAGGATGCTAAAAGAAACGCTGACCTAAACGGTATGACAAATGCTTCATTTGCAGTGGGGAAAGCAGAAGAAGTAATTCCTGAATGGTATAAAAAGGGGAACACCGCAGATGTGCTAGTAGTTGACCCGCCGCGAAAAGGCTGTGATGAAGCTCTACTGAAAACCATTTTAAGCATGAAGCCAAAGAAAGTCGTCTATGTATCCTGCAATCCGGGAACATTGGCAAGGGATCTGCGTATTTTGGAGGACGGCGGGTACAGGACCATCGAAGTGCAGCCGGTGGATATGTTCCCTCAGACTATGCATTGTGAAGCAGTCGCGGGATTAGAATGGAGAGAGGGCAGCTGA
- a CDS encoding PAS domain-containing sensor histidine kinase → MVNDFPILGNDGESIYSNPDELLDLFLNCTADGVAIIDMENRFIRVNHMYTMIFGYTEEQVIGRKFTDFQNPEDVKDIIKLVKLGKVYSNVITQRYHQDGSVLDISVSYSPFRNSKGKIIAVLAIFRDMTEFKSMERELRKTRELYDLITENTTDMIKVFTKDQTVIYASPSHEKALGYLPVQLVGKTCGTVIYSEEEREKFSKVCQKLLETGEPQILEMKMDTINGEIVFVEASISPILNDKGEIELFVAVGRNITDRVNNDAALRNLDRLSIIGQLAAGVAHEIRNPLTSLKGFSKLLQSSVNQEKQDDYLSIIMEELDRIDIIVNEFMSLAKPQAIEFEKGSLMSILESTINVLHPQALLHNVQIHLDHRENDIMLLCSPPQLKQVFVNFLKNAIEAMPNGGNVYISAERIESRRVRITFADEGAGIDGEMLKYLGTPFYTTKDKGIGLGLTVSNKIIQEHQGLMAIESLIGEGTTVIVELDCI, encoded by the coding sequence TTGGTCAATGATTTCCCGATACTTGGAAATGATGGTGAATCGATTTATTCCAATCCTGATGAATTGCTCGATTTGTTCCTGAACTGCACGGCAGATGGGGTTGCCATCATTGATATGGAGAACCGTTTTATAAGGGTAAATCATATGTATACGATGATTTTTGGCTATACCGAAGAGCAAGTTATTGGCAGGAAGTTTACCGATTTTCAGAACCCGGAAGATGTGAAGGATATTATAAAACTGGTCAAGCTGGGGAAAGTTTACAGCAATGTGATCACACAGCGCTATCATCAGGATGGTTCGGTTCTGGATATATCGGTTTCGTATTCTCCTTTCAGAAATTCCAAGGGTAAAATCATCGCCGTTCTGGCTATATTCCGGGATATGACAGAGTTTAAAAGCATGGAGAGGGAATTAAGAAAAACCAGGGAACTGTACGATTTGATTACTGAGAATACGACAGATATGATCAAAGTCTTCACAAAAGATCAAACGGTGATTTATGCATCTCCATCTCATGAAAAAGCTTTGGGATATTTGCCGGTGCAGCTTGTTGGGAAGACCTGCGGCACTGTCATATATTCCGAGGAGGAGAGAGAAAAGTTTAGCAAGGTATGTCAAAAGCTGCTGGAAACGGGAGAGCCTCAGATCCTTGAAATGAAGATGGATACGATTAATGGCGAAATCGTTTTCGTAGAGGCAAGCATTTCTCCAATTTTAAACGATAAAGGCGAGATTGAATTATTTGTGGCAGTAGGCAGAAACATAACAGACAGAGTAAATAATGATGCGGCTTTACGTAACTTGGACCGCCTATCCATTATCGGACAGCTCGCAGCAGGGGTTGCACATGAGATCAGGAATCCGCTGACTTCCTTAAAAGGTTTCTCAAAGCTGCTCCAATCCAGCGTTAATCAGGAAAAACAGGATGATTATTTATCCATTATTATGGAAGAGCTTGATCGAATTGATATCATTGTCAATGAGTTCATGTCCCTGGCAAAACCCCAGGCAATTGAGTTTGAGAAAGGGAGCTTAATGTCAATTCTTGAAAGTACGATTAACGTACTTCATCCGCAGGCACTGCTTCACAATGTTCAAATCCATCTCGATCATCGTGAGAATGATATCATGCTATTATGTTCACCTCCCCAGCTCAAGCAAGTGTTTGTGAACTTTTTAAAAAATGCGATTGAGGCTATGCCAAATGGCGGAAATGTATATATTAGTGCTGAAAGAATAGAGAGCAGGCGTGTAAGGATTACTTTTGCAGATGAAGGAGCAGGCATTGATGGTGAAATGCTGAAGTATCTTGGGACCCCATTTTATACGACAAAAGATAAAGGAATCGGTTTGGGGCTCACAGTCAGCAATAAGATAATTCAGGAGCATCAAGGTTTGATGGCCATCGAAAGTCTTATAGGTGAAGGCACTACGGTGATTGTGGAATTGGATTGTATATAG
- a CDS encoding alkaline phosphatase family protein: MNKHYFYIVILLIGSIVFPSSGFTEDPFGQENKVVLISFDGMRNDLTKEYVKEDKLPHIKKLMKNGVAAKDSETVTPSLTAPSHAAIASGAAPSETGMVSNKWQDPHKELANGESAFHHPLDKSPLWAEAKKNGKTTATVLFPGSNPDAGTQADYAVYYGETWAESSLDKLQFKKAESWKHTESSFSPTKEAILKLPLKKAKNKELYILALDTSDDGKTNYNRFIFSENRSADPKDVIVNANEWGSIPIEADGESAGFWFKLKIDPGLEKASIYRTAVTSALIEGPDGFEEELLSEFGFFPVQDDTKAFEKKWITREEYEEISSRFVSWATDVSLYIKEEYQPDLLMFYTPQIDHESHHFLLTDPQQPGYSEENSQKHKKYIEWAYKLSDEVVGQTLDSLSEEDHLLVVSDHGMEPVHTILAPNTLLKEAGLLKTDKKGKVDEENSKAMAVASGSAAQIYLNENLTKNEKEKAADQVEKLFSEYKIKPEFQTKILKGYFGAAGDSIVQGQFSHFNQTAKQFFHHLFRKEEKPYQIAYGNNKENKHPNQGDILLLGARGYMMGSSLTSPHMPAIELGSHGGNPDRKELRAVFFAHGPSFKKDSWIGSITTLDIAPTVYKLLDIPAPDFLEGEVLKDALDL, from the coding sequence ATGAATAAGCACTATTTTTATATAGTTATTTTATTAATAGGATCGATTGTATTTCCTTCTTCAGGATTTACAGAGGATCCGTTTGGACAGGAAAACAAGGTTGTGCTGATTTCCTTTGACGGAATGAGAAATGACCTGACAAAAGAGTATGTAAAGGAAGACAAGCTTCCCCACATTAAAAAACTTATGAAGAATGGAGTGGCCGCCAAGGATTCCGAAACCGTAACCCCATCGCTGACCGCCCCATCTCATGCGGCAATAGCTTCAGGTGCAGCCCCGTCGGAGACCGGCATGGTCAGCAATAAGTGGCAGGATCCCCATAAGGAATTGGCAAATGGAGAAAGCGCCTTTCATCATCCGCTCGATAAAAGCCCGCTTTGGGCAGAAGCCAAAAAAAACGGCAAAACAACTGCCACAGTGCTGTTTCCCGGATCAAATCCTGATGCAGGAACACAGGCTGATTACGCAGTCTATTATGGCGAAACCTGGGCAGAGAGTTCTCTGGATAAGCTTCAGTTCAAAAAAGCAGAGAGCTGGAAGCACACCGAAAGCAGCTTTAGCCCTACAAAGGAAGCTATATTGAAGCTGCCATTAAAAAAAGCAAAGAATAAAGAACTTTATATATTGGCTTTAGACACTTCAGATGATGGAAAGACCAACTATAACCGCTTCATTTTTTCGGAAAACCGTTCGGCAGACCCCAAAGATGTCATTGTCAATGCCAATGAATGGGGGTCAATTCCTATTGAAGCTGATGGCGAATCTGCAGGATTCTGGTTTAAGCTAAAAATTGACCCTGGCCTTGAGAAAGCAAGCATTTACCGGACAGCCGTTACGTCAGCCCTCATTGAAGGCCCCGACGGATTTGAAGAGGAGCTGCTTTCAGAATTCGGCTTTTTCCCCGTCCAGGATGATACAAAGGCTTTTGAAAAAAAGTGGATTACTAGAGAAGAGTACGAAGAAATCAGTTCACGCTTTGTCAGCTGGGCAACTGATGTGTCTCTTTATATTAAAGAAGAATACCAGCCGGATTTGCTGATGTTTTATACACCGCAGATTGATCATGAATCACACCACTTTCTGCTGACAGATCCGCAGCAGCCTGGGTATTCAGAGGAAAATTCTCAAAAACATAAGAAATACATTGAATGGGCATACAAGCTTTCCGATGAAGTCGTTGGACAGACATTGGATAGCCTTAGTGAAGAAGACCACCTTCTTGTTGTATCCGACCACGGCATGGAACCAGTCCACACCATCCTTGCTCCAAACACTCTTTTGAAAGAAGCAGGCCTTTTAAAGACAGATAAAAAAGGAAAAGTGGATGAGGAGAACTCCAAAGCTATGGCTGTAGCCAGCGGGTCAGCTGCACAAATTTATCTGAATGAAAACCTCACTAAAAATGAGAAGGAAAAGGCTGCAGACCAAGTAGAGAAACTCTTTAGCGAGTATAAAATCAAGCCGGAGTTTCAAACGAAAATCCTAAAAGGCTATTTTGGTGCAGCAGGTGATTCCATTGTGCAAGGGCAATTCAGCCATTTTAATCAAACAGCGAAGCAATTTTTCCATCACCTTTTTAGAAAGGAAGAAAAACCTTATCAGATTGCCTATGGAAATAATAAAGAGAATAAGCACCCTAACCAGGGAGACATTTTGCTGCTTGGTGCAAGGGGCTATATGATGGGAAGCAGCCTAACAAGTCCCCATATGCCGGCAATTGAACTCGGCAGCCACGGCGGCAATCCTGATCGGAAAGAACTCAGGGCCGTATTCTTTGCACACGGTCCTTCTTTTAAAAAGGACAGCTGGATTGGCTCGATTACCACACTGGATATTGCCCCAACTGTCTATAAGCTGCTGGACATACCTGCTCCGGACTTTTTGGAGGGTGAAGTTCTAAAAGATGCTTTAGATTTATAA
- a CDS encoding SH3 domain-containing protein, with product MAILKSSYGNRALLKGTAAAAIFAGGIISPSIPGFSNEAVAEAASYTYTVDATSLNVRSGPGTNYDRIGSLPQGSGVQAIERLASGWYKINYNGNTGYVSGQYVKTNEKLYRVDATSLNVRKGPGLNYSSVGLLKNGSVLSVIHKESNGWYKISYNGSTGYVSGDYVTAGDPRQARINVPLIAQRPELPSGCEVTSLAMALKFYGVNVSKTTLAKEMPYDSTKLVRNADGSIKTWGDPDVGFVGTPFGNGHTINPGPLKKLLDQYRPGGVNLTGKDFSEIEKAVSEGNPVLAWFTISHEMPNNRSWKTPAGKTISAPTPLHCIVVTGVDADYVYFNDSEAVKKDVKMPKEKFIKIYNAMGKRALAVK from the coding sequence ATGGCAATTTTAAAAAGTTCATATGGAAACAGAGCTTTATTAAAAGGGACTGCTGCTGCTGCTATTTTTGCAGGAGGAATCATTTCACCATCAATTCCAGGCTTTTCAAACGAGGCAGTGGCAGAAGCGGCTTCCTATACTTACACAGTGGATGCGACCAGTCTGAATGTCCGTTCCGGTCCCGGAACAAATTATGATCGGATCGGCAGTCTGCCCCAAGGCAGCGGTGTACAGGCAATCGAACGCCTTGCCAGCGGCTGGTACAAAATTAACTATAATGGAAATACAGGCTATGTCAGCGGCCAATACGTCAAAACAAATGAAAAACTTTACCGGGTGGATGCTACATCATTAAATGTCCGAAAAGGTCCGGGATTAAATTACAGCAGTGTCGGCCTTTTAAAAAACGGATCAGTATTAAGTGTCATACATAAGGAAAGCAACGGCTGGTATAAAATTTCCTACAACGGAAGCACGGGGTATGTAAGCGGTGATTATGTGACAGCTGGTGATCCCCGTCAGGCAAGGATCAATGTACCGCTCATTGCCCAGCGGCCGGAGCTGCCAAGCGGATGTGAAGTGACTTCTCTTGCCATGGCACTGAAATTTTATGGAGTGAATGTCAGCAAAACAACACTTGCAAAAGAAATGCCATATGACTCAACCAAGCTGGTAAGAAATGCGGATGGTTCTATTAAAACCTGGGGGGATCCTGATGTCGGGTTTGTCGGGACACCTTTTGGCAACGGCCATACGATAAACCCGGGACCGCTGAAAAAGCTGCTTGATCAGTATCGTCCAGGCGGTGTAAATCTGACCGGAAAAGATTTTTCAGAAATAGAAAAGGCTGTTTCAGAGGGTAACCCTGTTTTGGCATGGTTTACAATCAGCCATGAAATGCCGAATAATAGAAGCTGGAAAACGCCTGCCGGCAAAACGATCAGCGCACCGACACCATTGCACTGCATTGTCGTAACCGGTGTGGATGCAGATTATGTTTACTTTAATGACAGTGAAGCAGTTAAGAAAGATGTGAAAATGCCAAAAGAGAAGTTCATTAAGATTTACAATGCAATGGGCAAGCGTGCATTGGCTGTAAAATAG